One Candidatus Eremiobacterota bacterium genomic window, TGTCACTCACTCCTTTGCGGCGATTCGATAAGGAACTCCTCGCGGCGGATCTCCTGCAGCCTTTTGATGCCGCCGCATACCTCGAGATACTCGTTGAAATCTCTGGTCTTGAGGATATGCTTTCCGAGGAACTCTGCGAACCGGGCCTCGTCCTTTTCCGTGCTGAGCCAAAGCGCGATATGGTCCTCATCGGAAAAATACTCGTAGGGCATATTCCCGGGGTAGCTCCCGTAGGGCACTTCACAGACGGCATCGACAAGGTAGAAAGGAATAGTGGTGAGGGTGGGATCGCGCCTTATCTCCTCATTGGGAACAAGGCGCTCGCATGTGATGATCAGGTGCTTTGCCGCCCTGGCAAGCTCAATATCAGCTACCGATATGCCCTTGAACCTTGCATTTCCATACACATCGGCCTCATGGACATGGATCGCGGCCACATCAGGCCACAATGCGGGGCAGAGCACATAAAGCTGTCCCGTGAAGGGGCATTTTATCACTTTCGAGGCGCTGTGCTTGAAGGTATCAGTTCCCATCATCACCCGGGCAGGGAGAAAGGAGACTCCCATCGCGGCAGCTTTGAAGCGGAGGGCCAGGGAGTAATTGGTCCACTCGCAGCACTGCACCTTGCCGCTTGCCATGTAGCGCCTTGCATTGGGTGAAAGCCCCCTGGCCTCGAGGCCCACAATATAGGCGATATCACAGCGGTTGAAAACCTCGCCTGCCGAGAGTATCTGGAAATCATGGGTCGAAGTGTGGCCGGCGAAGCCCATATTCTTCCTCCCCTGCCTCACTATTTCATGACAGACAGCCGTAGGGATCCTGTTAGCGCCAAAACCACCGATGGCGAGATAGTCGCCGTCATGGACAAAGAGCGACACCGCCTCTTTGACGGACATCACCTTGTGGTAAAGGGACCGCTTTTTCTTTCGAAAAAACTCCCTGGCCTTATCTGCGTCGGGCTCTGCGAAAAGAGGGCCCTGGCCGCTTTCAATGACCTCGTGCATAACGCTTCCTTCCTTTCCTGTAGTG contains:
- a CDS encoding CoA-transferase, which codes for MHEVIESGQGPLFAEPDADKAREFFRKKKRSLYHKVMSVKEAVSLFVHDGDYLAIGGFGANRIPTAVCHEIVRQGRKNMGFAGHTSTHDFQILSAGEVFNRCDIAYIVGLEARGLSPNARRYMASGKVQCCEWTNYSLALRFKAAAMGVSFLPARVMMGTDTFKHSASKVIKCPFTGQLYVLCPALWPDVAAIHVHEADVYGNARFKGISVADIELARAAKHLIITCERLVPNEEIRRDPTLTTIPFYLVDAVCEVPYGSYPGNMPYEYFSDEDHIALWLSTEKDEARFAEFLGKHILKTRDFNEYLEVCGGIKRLQEIRREEFLIESPQRSE